In the genome of Litorilinea aerophila, the window CCGCCGGGGCATTGGTGGCATAGACCCGCCAGCCCAGCCGAGCAAGGGCCTTCTGCAGCGCCGCTTCGTCTACTTCCACCGTCACCCGGACTTCCCGCTCCTGGCGAACGGTTGCCGGCCTGCTTCGGTAACGCCGCACCGCTCGCTCCTTGATCTCCTCCTCATAATGCAAGCGCAACAATCCCTGCACCCGGTACTGCTCGACCTGCGCTTCCGCCGCCTGCTGCAGCGCAGCCAGCTCCGTGAACCGTTTCTTCCCCCGGCCTCGTTCATTCAGGGCAGCCACTGCCTGCTCAGCCTTGGCCAGCCGGGACCGCAAGGCCGCCTCCTGGGCCTGGGCCTGCTTGAGGGAACGCAGCACCAACCGCCGTTCCGTCCAGGTGATGAGTTGGCCGTCCACCTCCGCCGTCAGCTCCACCAACCGTTCGTACCCTTCTGCGATCCGTTCCCGCTCACCGGTCCCCTCGGCATCGGCCCCCTTCTCCCGATAGACGTCTGTGAGCGGCTGCTCTTGGCGCTCCACCGGGGCCAGGTAGGTCTCCAGCACCTCGGCCGGCAGTTGCCTCTCCGACAGCGGACACAGGTAGAAATCACCACCGGCCTGGGTAAAGGCACGCGTCTCCAAGGCCCCCATTTTGCAATCGCCGATGTACAACAGCCCTCGCTGTCCCAACCCCTCTCGCACCCGAGTGATGGCCGGGACGTACAGCGGGTCGTCGGCGCGTTGTCCGGGCAGGACCGTGGTGGCCAGCGGCAGGCCCAGCGGGTCCAGGGTGGAAAGCATCACCTTCACCTGGGGCAGGTCGGGCCGATGATCCTTGCTGTGCCCAAACTGGAACAACCCCTCGGGGGTCACCGACCCGTAGCCGCTGGCAGTGGTGCTATCCAGCCGCACCTGTTGCGGCTTCAGGTCGTACACGCGCAGCAAGTGCCCGTTCA includes:
- a CDS encoding IS1634 family transposase, with the protein product MNHVQDWAEKRLETLSRCSDQEVRALDFSDDRLADVLRALSQDAAWDGFEAALNGHLLRVYDLKPQQVRLDSTTASGYGSVTPEGLFQFGHSKDHRPDLPQVKVMLSTLDPLGLPLATTVLPGQRADDPLYVPAITRVREGLGQRGLLYIGDCKMGALETRAFTQAGGDFYLCPLSERQLPAEVLETYLAPVERQEQPLTDVYREKGADAEGTGERERIAEGYERLVELTAEVDGQLITWTERRLVLRSLKQAQAQEAALRSRLAKAEQAVAALNERGRGKKRFTELAALQQAAEAQVEQYRVQGLLRLHYEEEIKERAVRRYRSRPATVRQEREVRVTVEVDEAALQKALARLGWRVYATNAPA